A stretch of the Bacillus sp. FJAT-18017 genome encodes the following:
- a CDS encoding cytochrome c biogenesis CcdA family protein translates to MGTEVNLFLALGAGFLSFISPCCLPLYPAFLSYITGMSVSDLKSDNGMMQRRSILHTIFFLIGFSSIFIMMGFMTSYIGSFLYQNQDLIRQIGAIFMVIFGLMIIGFFKPEFLMKDRKYQFKNRPAGFAGSVLIGMAFAAGWTPCTGPILGAVLSLAATDPSASMPLMIAYVLGFAIPFFILSFFIGRMAWIKRNSIKIMKVGGSIMIAMGIILFFDWLTVIIQVLQPMFGGFTGF, encoded by the coding sequence ATGGGTACTGAAGTTAATTTGTTCCTCGCATTGGGTGCCGGGTTTCTGAGTTTTATATCACCTTGCTGCCTGCCGCTTTATCCCGCATTCCTTTCTTATATAACTGGAATGTCTGTTAGTGACTTGAAAAGTGATAATGGCATGATGCAAAGGCGAAGCATTCTGCATACGATTTTTTTCTTAATAGGTTTCTCTTCAATCTTTATCATGATGGGCTTTATGACATCCTACATTGGCTCGTTCCTGTACCAGAACCAGGATTTGATTCGCCAAATCGGCGCCATATTCATGGTCATTTTCGGGTTGATGATAATCGGTTTCTTCAAGCCTGAATTCCTGATGAAGGACCGCAAGTACCAATTCAAAAACCGTCCTGCTGGCTTTGCTGGCTCTGTTTTGATTGGGATGGCGTTCGCGGCAGGCTGGACACCATGTACCGGACCGATCCTTGGCGCAGTACTATCGCTTGCAGCAACCGACCCTAGCGCAAGTATGCCGCTTATGATTGCGTACGTACTTGGATTCGCTATTCCGTTCTTCATTCTGTCCTTCTTCATTGGCCGGATGGCTTGGATTAAGCGCAATTCAATTAAAATCATGAAAGTCGGTGGTTCCATCATGATTGCTATGGGTATCATACTGTTCTTTGACTGGCTGACTGTCATCATTCAAGTTTTGCAGCCAATGTTTGGCGGCTTCACAGGCTTTTAG
- a CDS encoding aspartyl-phosphate phosphatase Spo0E family protein, with amino-acid sequence MLKQDLLSLIEQKRIELYQVAAANGLSSSIAIRYSQELDHLLNQYNDTYILKLPTESTKTATLSL; translated from the coding sequence GTGTTGAAACAGGACTTGCTTTCCCTAATTGAACAAAAGCGGATTGAGTTGTATCAGGTTGCTGCAGCGAACGGCTTAAGCTCCTCTATTGCAATTCGGTATAGCCAGGAACTCGACCATTTGCTTAACCAATATAATGATACATATATTCTGAAACTGCCAACTGAATCAACAAAAACAGCCACGCTATCTCTATAA
- a CDS encoding ABC transporter ATP-binding protein has translation MNTNLTDKEQRKVLYRLLSYTKPHKKAIAIAFALLLLTTIGDIAGPYLVKIFIDDYLLPNNIEFRPLLTLGIIYMGTQVAKAFLLYFQLVKFQEIALKIIQQLRIDVFSKVQALGMRYFDKTPAGSIVSRVTNDTEAIKDMFVTVIATFIQSGFLLFGIFIAMFMLDVKLALFCLVLLPVIFAVIILYRKYSSRYYLDMRERLSQLNAKLSESLQGMPIIQVFRQEKRLRKEFGDINERHYMAGMKNIKLDALLLRPAIDMIYILALILVLSYFGVASLEVSVEIGVLYAFVNYLDRFFEPVNQMMMRLSLYQQAIVAGSRVFRLLDEEELAPTQKEDEDLKVKDGKIEIKNVSFSYDGKTDVLKNISFTANPGETVALVGHTGSGKSSIINLLMRFYEFDRGEILIDGVSSKNFSKDELRKRMGLVLQDPFLFYGTVADNIRLHDKEMPDKKIVEAARFVQAHLFIEKLDDKYDHKVVERGAAFSSGQRQLIAFARTIATDPKILVLDEATANIDTETEEAIQTALNKMRKGRTTIAIAHRLSTIQDADQILVLHKGEIVERGNHQELLAIKGLYHKMYLLQNGLVERYQDAVN, from the coding sequence TTGAATACAAACCTGACAGACAAGGAACAGAGAAAGGTTTTATACCGGCTTCTGTCCTATACAAAACCGCATAAAAAGGCAATCGCCATCGCATTTGCGCTACTTCTTTTGACGACAATCGGAGACATTGCAGGGCCGTACCTGGTAAAAATATTTATTGATGATTATTTGCTTCCAAACAATATTGAATTTCGTCCGTTATTGACCCTAGGGATCATTTACATGGGAACACAGGTGGCTAAGGCATTTCTGTTGTATTTCCAGCTAGTTAAATTCCAGGAAATTGCCCTGAAGATTATCCAGCAGCTGAGGATTGATGTTTTCTCAAAGGTGCAGGCACTTGGGATGCGCTATTTTGATAAAACACCGGCAGGGAGCATTGTCTCGAGGGTAACCAATGACACAGAAGCCATTAAGGACATGTTCGTAACCGTAATTGCTACGTTTATTCAAAGCGGCTTCCTTTTGTTCGGTATTTTCATTGCGATGTTCATGCTTGATGTGAAGCTGGCTTTATTCTGTTTAGTCCTGCTTCCGGTTATTTTTGCTGTCATAATACTGTATAGGAAGTACAGCTCCCGCTACTATCTCGATATGAGGGAGAGGCTTAGCCAGCTCAATGCAAAGCTGAGTGAATCACTTCAGGGTATGCCGATTATCCAGGTGTTCAGGCAGGAAAAACGGCTTCGCAAGGAATTTGGTGATATAAACGAGCGCCATTATATGGCCGGAATGAAAAACATTAAGCTGGATGCACTTTTACTGCGGCCAGCAATTGATATGATTTATATCCTGGCCCTGATTTTGGTCCTAAGTTATTTTGGCGTTGCGTCACTCGAAGTATCCGTTGAAATCGGGGTACTATATGCATTTGTGAATTATCTTGATCGATTCTTTGAGCCAGTCAACCAGATGATGATGAGGCTGTCTCTTTATCAACAAGCAATTGTAGCAGGGTCAAGGGTATTCCGCTTGCTTGATGAAGAGGAACTTGCCCCTACACAGAAGGAAGATGAAGACCTTAAAGTTAAGGATGGAAAAATTGAGATTAAAAATGTCAGCTTTTCGTATGATGGCAAGACAGATGTTCTTAAAAATATTTCTTTTACCGCAAATCCAGGCGAGACAGTCGCCCTTGTCGGACACACAGGGAGCGGAAAGAGCTCCATTATTAATCTGCTTATGCGGTTCTATGAATTTGACCGTGGAGAAATCCTCATTGATGGCGTGTCCTCGAAAAATTTTTCAAAGGATGAATTGAGGAAGAGAATGGGACTCGTCCTTCAGGATCCGTTCTTGTTCTATGGGACGGTTGCGGATAATATTCGTCTCCATGACAAAGAAATGCCTGATAAGAAGATAGTGGAAGCTGCAAGATTTGTTCAGGCGCATTTATTTATTGAAAAGTTGGATGACAAGTATGATCATAAGGTCGTTGAACGGGGGGCGGCCTTTTCAAGCGGCCAGCGTCAGTTAATCGCTTTTGCGAGAACGATCGCGACTGATCCTAAAATTCTTGTCCTGGACGAAGCGACTGCGAATATAGATACCGAAACAGAGGAAGCGATCCAGACAGCATTGAACAAAATGAGGAAAGGCCGAACAACCATTGCGATTGCCCACAGGCTCTCGACGATTCAAGATGCGGACCAAATACTGGTGCTCCATAAAGGAGAAATCGTTGAACGCGGAAACCATCAAGAGCTTCTTGCGATAAAGGGTCTTTATCACAAAATGTATCTGCTGCAAAATGGATTAGTTGAACGATATCAGGATGCAGTCAATTAG
- a CDS encoding ABC transporter transmembrane domain-containing protein, translating into MRIFAELKWFFWEERKAYVSGILVLMFVAFLQLIPPKVIGIVADSVKDGTITKAGMGKWVAILLSAGLAMYVMRYFWRIMIFGSAVKLTRKLRDQLFEHFTKMSPGFYQNRRIGDLMAHATNDLQAIQQTAGVGVLTLVDSLATGGFVILAMAFTISWKLTLIALIPMPLMAWLTSWFGTMLHRSFHKAQEAFSSLNDKTQESISGIKVIKTFGQEQEDIEDFTKQSEDVVEKNITVAKIDALYDPTISIIVAISFFLSIGFGARDVLNGTMTIGELISFTTYLGLLIWPMLAFGWLFNIVERGRASYDRVASLLRQPQDIRDTPEAIAHTPAGDIEYCIKEFAFPGEESPLLKDIYFSTGKGETLGIVGKTGAGKTTLLKLLIREYTNISGEIRFGGANIESYRLEQLREAIGYVPQDHFLFSATVAENIAFARPDASRDEIIAAAKLANIHEDILGFTNGYETVVGERGVSLSGGQKQRISIARALILNPEVLILDDSLSAVDAKTEEAILGALKQEREGKTTIITSHRLSAIQHANLILVIEEGRITERGTHEQLMENDGWYREMYLRQQLEELVEHGGQ; encoded by the coding sequence ATGAGAATATTTGCAGAGTTAAAATGGTTCTTCTGGGAGGAACGGAAAGCGTATGTATCAGGTATCCTGGTTTTGATGTTCGTCGCCTTTCTCCAGCTCATTCCACCAAAGGTAATTGGGATTGTTGCTGATAGCGTCAAAGACGGAACCATCACTAAAGCAGGCATGGGTAAATGGGTTGCCATTTTGCTCAGTGCGGGTTTAGCGATGTATGTTATGAGATATTTCTGGAGAATCATGATTTTCGGTTCAGCTGTGAAATTGACGAGGAAGCTCCGGGATCAATTGTTTGAACACTTTACAAAAATGTCTCCAGGTTTTTATCAAAATAGACGGATCGGGGACTTAATGGCTCACGCAACAAACGATCTTCAGGCAATCCAGCAGACAGCGGGGGTTGGCGTATTGACACTGGTAGACTCCCTTGCGACAGGCGGGTTTGTTATCCTGGCCATGGCCTTCACGATTAGCTGGAAGCTGACTCTAATTGCACTTATCCCAATGCCTTTAATGGCCTGGCTGACAAGCTGGTTTGGAACAATGCTTCACCGTTCGTTTCATAAAGCACAGGAAGCCTTCTCTTCGTTAAATGATAAAACCCAGGAAAGTATATCAGGCATCAAGGTAATCAAGACATTTGGGCAGGAACAAGAGGACATCGAGGATTTTACCAAGCAGTCCGAGGATGTTGTTGAAAAGAACATAACCGTAGCAAAAATAGATGCTCTTTACGATCCGACTATTTCAATCATTGTTGCCATTTCCTTTTTCCTCTCTATCGGCTTCGGGGCGCGCGATGTTTTAAACGGAACCATGACGATAGGTGAACTTATTTCTTTTACTACATATTTAGGACTTTTAATTTGGCCAATGCTGGCATTTGGATGGCTCTTCAATATTGTTGAACGGGGCCGCGCTTCCTATGACAGGGTAGCTTCACTTTTAAGACAGCCCCAAGATATCCGGGATACTCCGGAGGCAATTGCACATACTCCTGCTGGAGACATCGAATATTGCATTAAAGAGTTTGCATTTCCAGGCGAGGAAAGCCCGCTGCTAAAAGATATTTACTTTTCAACAGGAAAAGGGGAGACACTCGGGATTGTCGGGAAGACAGGTGCCGGAAAAACTACACTGCTCAAGCTTCTGATTCGGGAATACACCAATATATCTGGAGAAATCCGTTTTGGAGGAGCAAATATTGAAAGCTATCGCCTTGAGCAACTAAGAGAGGCGATTGGATATGTGCCTCAGGACCATTTCTTGTTTTCGGCAACCGTTGCAGAAAACATTGCCTTTGCAAGGCCTGATGCATCAAGAGATGAAATTATCGCTGCAGCCAAGCTTGCCAATATCCATGAAGATATTCTCGGTTTTACAAATGGATATGAAACAGTGGTTGGAGAACGTGGTGTTTCGCTATCCGGGGGGCAAAAACAGCGGATTTCGATTGCTCGTGCGCTTATCCTGAATCCTGAAGTTTTAATCCTTGATGATTCCTTATCAGCAGTTGATGCCAAGACAGAAGAAGCCATTCTTGGAGCTCTGAAGCAGGAGAGGGAAGGGAAGACAACCATTATTACATCCCATCGCCTGAGTGCCATCCAGCATGCAAACCTCATCCTCGTCATTGAAGAAGGCAGGATTACAGAGCGTGGAACACATGAGCAGTTGATGGAAAATGACGGCTGGTACCGCGAAATGTACTTGCGCCAGCAGCTTGAAGAGCTTGTTGAACATGGGGGGCAATAA
- a CDS encoding YneF family protein: MATGWVITIAVLALIVGIVIGFFITRRYMMDYLKKNPPINEQMLKVMMMQMGMKPSQKKINQMMAAMNKQQTK, from the coding sequence ATGGCTACAGGCTGGGTGATAACCATTGCAGTGTTGGCGCTAATTGTCGGCATTGTAATCGGATTTTTTATAACACGCAGGTACATGATGGATTATTTGAAGAAAAATCCGCCTATTAATGAACAAATGTTAAAAGTTATGATGATGCAAATGGGCATGAAGCCCTCTCAAAAGAAAATCAATCAAATGATGGCTGCAATGAACAAGCAGCAAACTAAATAA
- the sirA gene encoding sporulation inhibitor of replication protein SirA, which translates to MRKYQLYLIEDEFASHYFGRERIFFHLFRENRQAEGELKKVTDLQINFITKPMPVLRIHQLLHRQLEKTKGFSVQNGLYKIEANGKNSSATLAVFEQHILITADGGYEAETAFFEVLRKCEASFLAIDLDNTKYGWLRPIKERKFV; encoded by the coding sequence ATGAGAAAATATCAACTCTATTTAATAGAAGACGAGTTTGCTTCACATTACTTCGGAAGAGAGCGCATATTTTTTCATTTGTTTAGGGAAAATAGGCAGGCTGAAGGAGAATTAAAGAAGGTCACAGATTTGCAGATCAATTTTATAACCAAGCCCATGCCCGTTTTGAGAATCCATCAGCTTTTACACAGACAGCTGGAAAAAACCAAAGGATTCTCAGTCCAAAATGGATTATATAAAATAGAAGCAAACGGAAAAAATAGTTCAGCAACACTTGCTGTATTTGAGCAGCATATTCTTATTACCGCGGATGGCGGTTATGAAGCGGAAACGGCATTCTTTGAAGTTCTCCGTAAATGCGAAGCCTCTTTCCTTGCCATTGATCTCGATAACACAAAATATGGCTGGCTTAGGCCAATTAAGGAAAGAAAATTTGTCTAA